Below is a genomic region from Anoxybacillus flavithermus.
GTTGATGAAGGAAATCCGAAATTAAAAAACATTTATGAAGCGATTGAAAAAAGGGCGAAGTAACTCGCCCTCATTCATTTTACAAAACGCAAATGAGTAATTTGTGCTTTATGTTCAACGGAACGTTTGGAAAGCATATATAACATACGCTCTTGTCTTTTCTGAATTTATACGAAAAATATAGGAAATTAATATCCGTTATGGTATTTGTACATCCATAAAACACCTGATTTTAAAAGGCGTGGGACGCGACCGGTTAGTGGACGATCAGCAACGAGACCAAATCCATGCTTTTTGCCTAATGATCCTAAAACGCCTTTTAATTTAATTGGTGGAAATTCGCTTGGTGGTTCTTCACCTTTCCACCGCTTTTGCAACACTTGGGCGATTTGTTCTGCTTGACCTTCAGCAAGTTGAGCGCTCGGGGCATGCGGTAAGCTTGCACAGTCCCCAACGACGTATACATTTTCTATATTCGGTATGTGATGTCTAGGTGTTAACACAACACGTCCTTGATTGTCTTTTTCGACATTCAGTTCGCGAACGACGCGATTCGGTTGAATGCCGGCAGTCCACACAATCGCATCACAGTGGATAGCTTCATCGTGGTTATACAACGTATGTTCTTCGACTTTTGTAATATTGGATTGGCGAATAAGCTCAACACCATGTGAATGAAACCATTGTTCCACATAATGACTTAGCCGTTCAGGGAACATAGACAAAATACGTGTGCCGCGATCAAACAGTTTCACGTGTAAATCTGGACGACTCTCTACTAGCTCGCTTGCCAACTCCACACCGCTTAATCCAGCTCCAACGACGCCGACAATGCTATGCGGTGGGAGATTGCTTAGCTTTTGGTACGTTTCTCTTGCTTTATCGATAGTTTGAATGCTATAAGTAAAAATGTCTGCACCGGGGACACCGTGATATTTGTCTTCACAACCTAATCCGATGACTAAGTCATCGTATGGAATGCACGTCCCATCTTGAAGGTGAACGACTTCGTGATGAAGATCAATTTTTTGGACCTCACCGAACACATAAGAGAGGCGAGGATGTTCTGGGAACGGGACGCGAATATGCTGGTCGCTAATCGTCCCAGCAGCCAAAGCGTAATATTCGGTTTTTAAGCAATGGTATGGAATGCGATCAATTAATGTAATATGAATGTGTTCCGGTAAATTTGGAAGGATGCGGAGTAAAATGCGCATATTTCCGTATCCGCCGCCAAGTAGCACGAGGTTTCTCATGGAAGCTTTCCCCTTTTGATAAAATTCGACCACTAAAAGTATAGCGAAATTGTGACAAAATAACAACATTTTTTCGTGAATCATGAATAATTAAGATGTTTTTTTGATGGTAATATTACATCATTTTTTGTGAAAGTGTTATAATAATAAGATTGAGGTGAATATAGTGTTAAGACCGATCGTTGAATTTTGTATAAGCAATTTAGCAAATGGTTCCCAACGTGCCCTAGAGCAATTAGAGAAAGATCCTAACTTAGATATTATTGAATATGGTTGTTTAGGGTATTGTGGGAAATGTGCCAATATGTTGTTTGCGATGGTAAATGGGGAGATTGTCACAGCAGAGAATGCGGATCAACTTGTTGAACGAGTTTATGCATATATTGAGGAAAATCCCATGTTTTAGGGGGCTATTGTGCCCCCTTTTTTTCTTCACGAATTTCTTGCCAACGGTCATAAGCCATGTTGACGATTCCCTTTTCGATTGTCTCTTTTTTTCGTGCGATCACACGTGAAAAGTAAATAATCGCTTGTTTTTCTTTTCCTATTCTACGGTACAGTTCGCCGATTAAATACAATAAACGCACTTCTGACATATGTGTATGAATAAAATCATCCGTTTCATAAGAAGCGATGTACTGTTCGAGTGCTAGGCGCATGAACCGCTGTTCTTCTTCATGTTGTTGTTTTGAACGGTACAACCATGCGAGACGCATATAAAGTCCAGCAAGTGCAATATGTTTTTCTTTTTTCAATATGGCAGAATAAATGCCGAGTTTATATGTATCAATCGCCTCAGCAAATGTTCGCGCCCCACCGTAGTTTTTCCCACACCAATTGGCGCAAATATTTTGTTGGATTGTTTCCAATGTTTGTGGTGGGAAATATGTTGAAAATTCCTCTGTTGCCGCAAATCCACAGTGTGGACAAACATGGACGTAATATAAGAGCGGATTCGCTTCTTCACTAGCATAATATGAACAAAAGTCCGTATCGTGTTGGACCGGGCGGATGAAACGTGAACGAACTTTTTTGGTTGTATATGTTTGTTTACAAACAAGACATGTGACGGTACGATCATATAAAATATCCATTATGTTCCCTGCCTTGTATGATTGATAGTCATATTATACTATATGTTTCTCGGATTGCCTGCGACTTTTTATGTATTTGTAAAAAAGTTGTCACGGTTATGATGACGATGTATAGTGTTATTAAAGATGTATGCGGAGGGGAAGTATGAGAAGTTTTTCATTTACGAAAATGCATGGTCTAGGAAATAGTTATATTTATGTAAATATGTTTAAAGAGTGTTTAACAGAAGAAGAATTATCATATATCGCAAAACGTGTGTCAAATGTGCATACGGGAATTGGTTCAGATGGGCTTATTTTAATTTGTCCATCCGATGTAGCTCCAGTGAAAATGCGTATTTTTAATAGCGATGGATCGGAAGGAAAAAACTGTGGCAACGGGTTGAGGTGTGTAGCGAAATATGCATATGAACACGGAATTGTTCAGGAGGAACAGTTTCTCATTGAAACGTTATCAGGCCTTGTGGAAGCTCGTGTGTTTGTTGAAGATGGGAAGGTCAATAGTGTAGAAGTAAATATGGGAAAACCTCGTTTATCTCGTGTTGAAATACCGATGATAGGAAAAGAGGATGACATTGTCGTTAGTGAACCGATCGAATTTGAAGGGCATACGTATTATATGACAGGTGTATCGATGGGGAATCCTCATGCTGTATTTTATGTGGATCAGATCGAGGATGCTCCCGTCACTTCTCTTGGACCGATTGTTGAAAAAGATGAGCGTTTTCCAGAAGGAATTAATGTAGAGTTTGTGGAAGTGGTAAATGACCGTGAACTCCATTTTCGCGTGTGGGAGCGAGGGTCTGGTGTGACGCAAGCGTGCGGAACAGGAGCTTGTGCAGCGGTTGTGGCATCCGTATTAAACGGAAAAACGAAGCGAAACGAAGAAACGGTTGTTCATTTAGCTGGTGGAGATTTGTACATTACGTGGAAAGAAAATGGTGATGTGTTGATGCGTGGAGCAGCCGAAACGATTTGTACAGGTGTATACTACTATTAAAAAGGAGTGAGATCGAATGGAACAAATTGTTTTGTTAACAGAAAAAGCTGTAGAACAAGTAAAACAGATGATGAAAGAAAGCGGAGAAGAACACGCTTATTTTCGTGTCGGTGTGTACGGCGGAGGGTGTAGCGGATTATCTTATGCGATGGGATTTGAACACAATAAACGTGAGGACGATCATGAGTTTGAACAAAACGGTTTGCGCATATTAGTCGATAAAGAAAGTGCACTTGTATTAAAAGGAACGACGATTGATTATGAACAAGGAGCGATGGGTGGAGGATTTACGATTCATAATCCGAACGCTATTGCCTCATGTGGTTGCGGTTCATCGTTCCGCACAGCGACTCATGCTGGTACGCCGGAGGAATGTTAAATATGAAAGGGCAGAGGAATATCATCTTCGCTCTTGGGTTTGCACTAATTGTAGCGTTATTTTCTATTGCGAATATCCAAAACGTGAAAGTGAACTATATTGTCGGTTATTTTGAAACACCATTAGTGATTGTTATTTTAGGTTCTGTTACAGTTGGTGCATTCATCGTTTTTCTCGTTGGTGGATGGAAGTTTGTAAAGATGCGAAATTATACAAAAAAGTTAGAAAAAAAAATGGAGCAGTTGCGAGCCTCTCTATCGAAGGAGGAAGTAGCTGCCACGATTGAAAATGTGGCGAATGAAAATGATCATTCGAAGCCCCTCTCTTAGGAGAGGGGCTTCGAATTATTCAAACATCGATGTGGAATGAAGTGGTTGTACTTTTGCGTTTGGATCAATGTATGATTTCGCATTGTTGACTGCTGTTGGTGCTTCACCAAATCCGCAAGCAATTAATTTCACTTTTCCTTCGTATGTGCAAATATCGCCTGCCGCATATACCCCTGGAATATTTGTTTCCATTTTGGAATTTACTTTAATGGAGTTTTTCTCAATTTCTAACCCCCACTCTTTAATTGGGCCAAGGGAAGAAATGAAGCCATAGTTAACAATGACTGCGTCAACGTCAATCGTTTCACGCGTTTTTGTTTTGACTTCTTCTAAAACCACTTGTTTGATACCGTTTTCATCTCCGATCAATTCGACAGGAACGAACGGAGTTTTTACATCAACAGATGAGTTCATTAAATTTTCGACGCTATGTTCGTGAGCGCGGAATTTATCGCGACGATGCACAATCGTTACTTTTTTAGCGATTGGCTCAAGCATAAGCGCCCAGTCAACTGCAGAGTCACCACCACCGCATACAAGTACATTTTGACCTGCAAATTTATTCAAATCGTCAACGAAGTAATGTAAGTTTTTACCTTCGTACTGTACAGCACTCTCAAGTTCTAAACGGCGAGGTTGGAACGCCCCGTTTCCAGCAGTAATGATGACCGCTTTTGAGTAGTGAATTTCTTTATTTGTTGTCAGCTTAAATGTCCCATCTTCCAATTTTTCTAACTTCTCGACAGACTGTTCTAAGCAAACAGTTGAGTTAAATTTGCTCATTTGTTCTTTCAAGTTGTCAATGAGTTGTTGGGCGCGAATTTTTGGGAAACCCGCTACGTCATATATGTATTTTTCAGGGTAAAGCGCAGAAAGTTGTCCACCGAGTTGCGGAAGACTTTCGATAATTTTGACGCTCGCTTGACGCATGCCGCCGTAAAACGCTGTAAATAAGCCGACAGGTCCACCGCCGATAATGGTAATATCGTATAATTTTTGATCTTCTTTCACGTTCATTCCTCCTAAAACGCAAATTTTCATGTATTATCATACCATAAAAAATGGGTAAACGCTTTTGTTGTTTTGAAAATTTCGACATGAACTCGACAAAAATTATGACTAAAAATTGAACAAATAACTCTTGAAAAAGAGAGAAAAAAAGAATAAGATGTTAACGTAGAAATGACGACTTTGTTACAAAACGTTGTATTTTTTTGGTCTATTTCGTGAATAAATTCACAAACTTTCTAGACGATAAAATTCGTTCAAAAAGTACAAACTAAAAAAAATTAAGAAAAGGTGGAAGTGATTCGCTTGAAAAAGCCAAATGTTGTTGTATTAGGTGCAGGTTATGGTGGATTAATGACAGTGACGCGTTTACAAAAAATGATTGGCGTCAACGAAGCAAGCATTACGCTTGTCAACAAACATGATTACCACTATGAATCGACATGGTTACATGAGGCAGCAGCAGGAACGTTACATCATGAGCGCGTTCGCTATGCGATTGCTGACGTCATCGACCAAAGCAAAGTGAAGTTTATTCAAGATACAGTTGAAAAAATCAACTTAGAACAGAAGCAAGTGTTGCTTCAAAATCATGAGCCGTTAACGTATGACTATTTAGTTGTTGCGCTTGGATTTGAATCTGAAACGTTTGGCATTAAAGGACTGAAAGAGTATGCTTTTTCAATTGCCAACGTTAACGCGGCTCGCCAAATTCGCGAACATATTGAGTATCAATTTGCGACATATAGCACGGAAGAAGAAAAACGTGATGAGCGTTTGACAATTGTAGTTGGTGGTGCAGGATTTACAGGTATCGAATTTTTAGGGGAACTCGTGAATCGCGTGCCAGAACTTTGCCGTGAGTATGATGTTGATCCAAACAAAGTGCGTATCATCTGTGTTGAGGCAGCTCCAACTGTTCTTCCAGGCTTTGATCCAGAGCTTGTTGAATATGCGGTGAACGTTCTGGAGAAAAAAGGTGTCGAATTTAAAATTGGCACAGCGATTAAAGAATGTACACCAGAAGGTATTATTGTTAGCAAAGACGACCAAGTTGAAGAAATTAAAGCAGGAACAGTTGTATGGGCGGCTGGAGTACGTGGAAGTCGCGTCATTGACGAATCGGGCTTTGAAGCGATGCGAGGCCGTGTCAAAGTCGATCCTTTCTTGCGTGCCCCAGGACATGAAGATGTATTTGTTGTCGGGGACTGTGCGTTAATTATTAACGAGGAAACGAATCGTCCGTACCCGCCAACTGCCCAAATTGCGATGCAACAAGGGGAAGTTTGTGCGAAAAACTTAGCTGTATTAATTCGTGGACAGGGTGAACTACAGCCGTTTAAACCAGACTTAAAAGGAACGGTATGTTCGCTTGGTCACGATGATGCCATCGGGGTTGTGTTCGGTAAGAAAATTTGGGGCGCAAAGGCAAGTGTGATGAAAAAAGTGATTGACAACCGTGCGCTTTACTTAATCGGTGGCCCAACACTCGTTGCGAAAAAAGGAAAATTCAAGTTCATATAAAAACGAGCGGAGCAATTTTTCGCTCGTTTTTTTCTTTACAAATTTGTTTTTTTTATATATAATTATCTGAAAATTAAGAAAAGGAGAGAGGATTATGAATAAAGCGAAGTGTCAATATTGTGCGGGAAACGGTTATGTTCATGTTGCGGTCGGTGGGTCTGAAACATGCCATTATTGTGAGGGAACGGGTGTAGCGAAAGATGAAGTAGTCATGAAGCAATAATTGACTCATGTTTTCGCTTTCAGTACACTAAAAATGGTGTATTGGAGGTGAAACGTATGGAGATGAGCATCCCGGTTTTATTCATTTCTGTTTTATTGTTTTTTGTTTTATTTTTCGGTATCGGGTTTTTATTAAATATGATTTTGCGGACGACGTGGACGATGGCGATATTAAGTCCATTTGTTTTATTATTGTGGATTGATCAAATTTCTGTAATGGACTACGTGACAAATCCATCCGCTTCTTTCGCTCATGTGAAAGAGCGAATTGAATCATTAGCTAGTGCCGATTTAATTATTTTAAGTAGCGGGATTGTTGGTGCTATTGTCTCAGGTGTCGTTATCCAGACGCTCCGGAAAAAAGGATATCGGATGTTTTAAACCTTCACAATCGTGGAGGTTTTTTTTTGTAGCTAATGTATATTTTTTTTGAATGTTGGAAAGAAATACAACCGTGGGAGGAGTGAATAAATGGGTATAAAATGGTTAAGACGGTCGACCATGGTTGTATTGTTTTTGTGCGCGTTCATGACGACATTTCAATCGATATCGGGCGTTGAAGCGAAAATGTTATCTGATTGGTTTTCACCTTCACGTTTTTCTTTTTTCTCGTTTAAGTCATTATTTTCATCAGATACGTATGAGTACGTGGCTGATCGTTTTCGTAAACACGAAAAACAAGTGACTCAACTCTCGTCACAGCAGACGACAAACGAGTCGTTAACGTTAGAAGAAGCGTTTGACTGGTCACAATATCCTTCTGTTACGGTTGTAGCGACAGGATATACAGCAGGAGTGGAGTCAACGGGAAAAACGCCCGATCACCCGAGTTATGGCATTACATATTCGGGTGTGCGTGTGAAACGTGATTTGTATTCAACGATCGCAGCTGATTTAAATGTTTTCCCAATTGGAACGATTTTGTTTATCCCAGGATATGGATATGGTGTTGTCGCCGATACAGGATCAGCGATTAAAGGCCATAAAATTGACTTGTATTACGAAACAGTAGATGATGTATATAAACATTGGGGAAAGAAAAAAGTGAATGTATATGTCGTCAAACGTGGAGATGGGACATTATCGGAGCAAGAGATGATATTACTAAACGAAAACGAATCGATGCAAGTGTTTCGACAACAATATATAAAGAAAAAGGAAGTCGGATTATAACCGAGCTTCCTTTTTCTTCGTTATGCAACGTATTTGTTATATGTTTCATGTTGGTTTAATGCTTTATAAATGCGTGGTGCAATCACGCCAGCGACGATGGACAAAATGATGTCTTTTGGAAGTGGAACGAGCATCCAGCTCCATGCCACCGCGTACGAGAAACCTTTTGGTGCTTCAGCCCATAATTTAAATGCCGCATACATCCAATTTGTACCGACAACATAGTTAATGACCATACCGATGATTGTGGCAGTAATAAAACGTGCGATCGAACGATTTGTACTTTTTTCAATCAGTAGGCCAGTTACGTATGCCGCAAGAATAAAAGAAAGAATAAATCCAAATGTCGGGGCAATGACAGTTGAAAATCCTCCGCTAAAACGTGCAAAAACAGGCGCACCGAATAGCCCGATCAACATGTAAACCGTCATGGCCATTGCGCCACGCTTTGCGCCAAGAATGGCACCAGCTAGTACACAAAAAAATGTTTGCAACGTGATCGGAACGCCACCAATGACGAGAAACGGGGCCCATGATGTAATGTTTGCACCGATCGCCATTAATGCTGCAAACATAGCGATAAATGTTAAGTCTTTCGCACGCATTTGTTAACCTCCTTTTTTTATTTGTTAACGAAATGGTATATGATAAAACAAAAAATGTCAACACATAAGTGATAGTCGTTTGCACAACATAACAATACGGAGGGGATCATAATGAGAGAAGAACAACAATTGCTTCGCGCAAATCGGTTGGGAGCGAAAGAAGATATCATTCATGTAAGTGAAACAGATGATGGATATGATTTGCGCGACGCAGCCCATATTGGTGAGAAACAAATGGCGGCACCGAATTATCGCCAGTAAAGAAGAAAGGTGAGTTGGCAACAAGGCGACTCGCCTTTTTTGGGAGAAAGCGTTATATGAATCGTATTTGGATTAAAAGAAATTTTTATTTCAGATTCAATACCAATCGATTGGAGTTGTTTTTGTACTTCTTCTTGTTTCGATTGTTGAGCTTTCTCCATCAATTGTTTCGCAAAAACAGGATCGTTCGCAATTTTTGAGGAAATAGCTGTTGCGTCTTTAAAAAGTTTTTGGATCGCTTTTGCCGATTGTGTAAATTGTGTAATATCGACGTTTGGATACATCAGTTCTCCCTCCTTGCAAGCAGTATATGATGGAAAGAAAAAAACGCTCAAAGGCGAGCTTTGAGCGTGTTTATAAGTAACGAATGAAAATATATGCGTGTGAAATAAGTAAGGAAATAAGCGTGAGTGGCGCTCCGATTTTTAGAAAATCAAAGTAGCTAAACCCATGTCCTTCACGTGAAGCAATTCCTGCCACGATCACGTTTGCTGATGCTCCAATTAACGTTCCGTTTCCACCTAAGCAAGCGCCAAGGGCTAATGACCACCATAATACATCAATTTGTGCTGAATCAGGAGATAGCCCCATACCAACAGCCATATCTTGAATGAGCGGGATCATCGTTGCAACGAACGGAATGTTGTCGATCGTTGCTGATGCAATCCCAGATACCCAAAGAATTAAGTAAGACGCAACGTGAATATCGCCACCAGTGACTTCCAAAGCCTTTTCAGCCAAGCTTTTGATCAGTCCAATATCAACAAGCCCGCCAACGAGTGTAAACAGTCCAGCAAAGAAGAAAATGGTTGTCCATTCAACAGAGGCAAATACTTCCTCCAAATCGTGTTCTTTGACGCCA
It encodes:
- a CDS encoding FAD-dependent oxidoreductase, with protein sequence MIRLKKPNVVVLGAGYGGLMTVTRLQKMIGVNEASITLVNKHDYHYESTWLHEAAAGTLHHERVRYAIADVIDQSKVKFIQDTVEKINLEQKQVLLQNHEPLTYDYLVVALGFESETFGIKGLKEYAFSIANVNAARQIREHIEYQFATYSTEEEKRDERLTIVVGGAGFTGIEFLGELVNRVPELCREYDVDPNKVRIICVEAAPTVLPGFDPELVEYAVNVLEKKGVEFKIGTAIKECTPEGIIVSKDDQVEEIKAGTVVWAAGVRGSRVIDESGFEAMRGRVKVDPFLRAPGHEDVFVVGDCALIINEETNRPYPPTAQIAMQQGEVCAKNLAVLIRGQGELQPFKPDLKGTVCSLGHDDAIGVVFGKKIWGAKASVMKKVIDNRALYLIGGPTLVAKKGKFKFI
- a CDS encoding FAD-dependent oxidoreductase encodes the protein MRNLVLLGGGYGNMRILLRILPNLPEHIHITLIDRIPYHCLKTEYYALAAGTISDQHIRVPFPEHPRLSYVFGEVQKIDLHHEVVHLQDGTCIPYDDLVIGLGCEDKYHGVPGADIFTYSIQTIDKARETYQKLSNLPPHSIVGVVGAGLSGVELASELVESRPDLHVKLFDRGTRILSMFPERLSHYVEQWFHSHGVELIRQSNITKVEEHTLYNHDEAIHCDAIVWTAGIQPNRVVRELNVEKDNQGRVVLTPRHHIPNIENVYVVGDCASLPHAPSAQLAEGQAEQIAQVLQKRWKGEEPPSEFPPIKLKGVLGSLGKKHGFGLVADRPLTGRVPRLLKSGVLWMYKYHNGY
- a CDS encoding BioY family transporter, which produces MRAKDLTFIAMFAALMAIGANITSWAPFLVIGGVPITLQTFFCVLAGAILGAKRGAMAMTVYMLIGLFGAPVFARFSGGFSTVIAPTFGFILSFILAAYVTGLLIEKSTNRSIARFITATIIGMVINYVVGTNWMYAAFKLWAEAPKGFSYAVAWSWMLVPLPKDIILSIVAGVIAPRIYKALNQHETYNKYVA
- a CDS encoding diaminopimelate epimerase; this encodes MRSFSFTKMHGLGNSYIYVNMFKECLTEEELSYIAKRVSNVHTGIGSDGLILICPSDVAPVKMRIFNSDGSEGKNCGNGLRCVAKYAYEHGIVQEEQFLIETLSGLVEARVFVEDGKVNSVEVNMGKPRLSRVEIPMIGKEDDIVVSEPIEFEGHTYYMTGVSMGNPHAVFYVDQIEDAPVTSLGPIVEKDERFPEGINVEFVEVVNDRELHFRVWERGSGVTQACGTGACAAVVASVLNGKTKRNEETVVHLAGGDLYITWKENGDVLMRGAAETICTGVYYY
- a CDS encoding ferredoxin--NADP(+) reductase (catalyzes the oxidation of ferredoxin with NADP), with amino-acid sequence MKEDQKLYDITIIGGGPVGLFTAFYGGMRQASVKIIESLPQLGGQLSALYPEKYIYDVAGFPKIRAQQLIDNLKEQMSKFNSTVCLEQSVEKLEKLEDGTFKLTTNKEIHYSKAVIITAGNGAFQPRRLELESAVQYEGKNLHYFVDDLNKFAGQNVLVCGGGDSAVDWALMLEPIAKKVTIVHRRDKFRAHEHSVENLMNSSVDVKTPFVPVELIGDENGIKQVVLEEVKTKTRETIDVDAVIVNYGFISSLGPIKEWGLEIEKNSIKVNSKMETNIPGVYAAGDICTYEGKVKLIACGFGEAPTAVNNAKSYIDPNAKVQPLHSTSMFE
- a CDS encoding iron-sulfur cluster assembly accessory protein; translated protein: MEQIVLLTEKAVEQVKQMMKESGEEHAYFRVGVYGGGCSGLSYAMGFEHNKREDDHEFEQNGLRILVDKESALVLKGTTIDYEQGAMGGGFTIHNPNAIASCGCGSSFRTATHAGTPEEC